Below is a genomic region from Gigantopelta aegis isolate Gae_Host chromosome 1, Gae_host_genome, whole genome shotgun sequence.
CTTTATTAGCGAGTACCAGTTACAAAGCAAAACAACTATTAGGCCTGCACAACAGTTGTCAGCATTGATAATGGGTAGAGCTAACCACTGGACCACCGTAATGGGTAATATTAACTAGGCTATGtaaagtgtttgtttgttttgtataacgacaccgctagaccacattgattgattgattattcatcagctattggatgtcaaacatttcataattttgatatatagttttagagaggaaactcgctacatttttccattagtagcaagcgatcttttatatgcaccatcccacagacatggcagcacataccacgtgctgcactggttgggattgATCTCAAATCGATCGCGCATTCagcgagcgcttttccactgggttaccggcctcggtggcgtcgtggttaggccatcggtctacaggctggtaggtacttgatTCGGATTCCAgccgaagcatgggatttttaatccagataccgactcccaaccctgagtgagtgctccgcaaggctcaatgggtaggtgtaaaccacttgcaccgaccagtgatccataactggttcaacaaaggccatggtttgtgctatcctgcctgtgggaagcgcaaataaaagatcccttgctgcctgtcgtgacagcgggtttcctctaaaaaacccagtatcagaatgaccataatctgtctgacgtccaatagccgatgataagataaaaaatcaatgtgctctagtggcgtcgttaaataaaacaaactttactttttccactgggctacttctcgccgCCTTTGAGAAAGCATCCAAAAACTCTTTATTTGTGCAACATTTGTCCACCACGTCACAACTCTGGCAGCCTTCTGATTGGTCTTGTCTACAGTCCGGAATACTTGTCTCAACGTAGACATTACCGCCGAGATGTCGTCATTCTCGTTTTTGCTACTTCCAACTGCTGGTCGGCTGTCCGAGAAACACATCACTTGGTGgggcaaaatgttttttttaaaaatcaccacTATCCTCGTCAATCAGGAGAATGGGTTTTCCCCACCGACGTCACAACTTATGCTAACTCGATCCAGTACATGGAAATTTCCCCCAACATCCTAACCCATGTTAACACAGCTGCAAAAGTCTTCCCCACGCTAAACTCGCACCTGGTCGGGACACTCCACCTAGTTAAATAGGACACCGACGCCTCGCTTAGAGGCCACGCCCTCGTGCCCCTTCGAGGCCACGACCCTATGCTTAGAGGTCAGTCAATCAGAAGGCACGTCACGTcacctcatttgcatacatgggGCTTAAGTACTACTATACTTACGTAGTTCCCTAACCCCAATTTCGCTGCTTTATGCCCATAagctttatttaaaatattcatatatacttTTAGGTGCACTGATGCTTACGCACAAAAAGCGAAGATATATTGTACATTGGCCATATTATCTAGAATATTCACTGTACCGGGTTTTTCTCTATTTTTCATTCGATAGTTCTAGTAGGGAAAATGTTTACGACAGGCAGCTCGCCACATTTCTTTAAGCTGCTTCCGAAATTTGCTGGTATGACTTGTTATATTTTCCAGGATCAATGACGATAGGACCCAAAAATGACGTGGTATCAGCCTACAACTCGGGTAACATGGTTATTGTTCCTGATCTGGACACACTACATCCACTTCCTTGGGCTGGCAATGGCAAGTTCAAGGTTGCCGAATTCTACTGTGAAACAGCATCGATGCCAAGTCGCAAATACCAGGAGGCCTGTCCCAGATATATCGCCAAACGACAGTGGCAGAGGCTGCAAGACATGGGATATGATTCATTTTCCGGATTCGAAATGGAGTTCACGTTGAAGAATCGACAGACGAAATCGCCATTATTTGATGGGCTTGATTACTGCATGAACAAAACCTTTAGACGAGTAGAACCATTTCTACTCGAACTCGATACGCGGCTCTCCGAATCTGGCGTGGAAATCGGCGAATTACATGTCGAGTATGCTCCAGGTATGATAGAATGTGTCATGAAGCCGCAGTGGGGAATCAAGTGTCCAGACTCGACTTTTGGCTTTGTCCAAGGTCTTTTAGAAATGGCCGAACAGCATGACTTGTTGGCGACGTTTGTTTCAAAATCAAATATGACAGAGGGTAGCATAGGTTCACACTTTAATCTCTCCTTGTGGAATAAAGAAGCAAAAGTCAACGTCTTCCATGATGCAACACAAGCAGACTGTTTGTCAGAGACCGCGCGCTATTGGATTGGTGGACTGATGAAGCACGCTGGGGCACTGACAGCTCTCTGTTCTCCAACAGTCAACTGCTACCGCCGCCTGTTTCAGACTCGGACGCCAGGCAAATGTTTTTGGGGCATAGACAATAGATATGCAACATTTCGTGTGAAAAATGACAACATGAAGAACACCTATATTGAAAACCGAATTCCCAGTGGGAAATGCAACCGATACCTGGTATATGCAGCAACGCTTGCAGCTGGTATTGATGGTATTGTCAACAAGATAAAATGCCCTCCTGCTAACGACGCCAGTACTCCAGATCTCCCATCATCCCTAGCGGCTGCCTTGGACGCCCTGAAGCAAGATGACGTCATGGTGTCTGCGTTGAGTCAGCAGTTCGTTGACTGGTTTATTCAGCTCAAAATGgaaactgaaataaaacttttacaAGAAGGCGCTGCACCAAAAGACGACGAAAAGAGGTTACTGATGGAAACAGAACTGTATGAGTAATCTTTGTCCCATATACATGAATTATTACTTCTGCATTTGTAAAAAATGATTTGGTATTAGGTGAGTGTGGATGAGCTCCTCTCCAACTTATTTACATGACTCGTGCTATCAAATACTGGTTTAAATTAATACAGCTTCCTCTTTTCAGACTGCCCAGACAGATTTATGTCATGCTTAAGTCTCATACTACTTGGGCGacagacattaaaaaaattcttttcaaaCTTGGTTTTGGATTTGTATGAATAAGCCAGGATGTGGGAGACATCAGTaggtttattaatgtatttaagcAAAGACTATGATATTCTACAAGAATGGGCATCCACTATTAGCGGTTCAGATTCTTGCTATTATTATAACCAGTATAAATCTCTATTAAATGTTGAATGTTATTTACACATGAATATTCCCTTGAGATTCCAAATTGCATTATCAAAATTTAGATGTAATAGTTTTGGTTTATGTGTAGATACAGgtagatttaataatattgtatatcagAGAAGATTATGCACTTTTTGTCAAGATAATaaccagggttttttttattgaagatcaGCTCCATGCATTATTTGTATGCAAAAAATACAGTTATTTgagaaatatgtacattttacccTTTGTGAATGTAAATGTTGGTCTaccattaacattaacattaacattaacttCATTAATCTGATGTCATCTCAAAACGAAATTTGTttactaaatttattaaaattcttATACTATGTATTTAGATTGAGAATGAATGGTGAACTTTTTTTACactgaatatttataaatgcactgccttactattactataatataaaattaaatggcaGACCGTTATGTGACTAAATCATGTAACGCATGCTCTTAAATTGTGTAAAGTGACTGTATTTTGGGCCAGAGGCCTTTTACTGaataaactgtctgtctgtctatatgtctgtcatTTGTATCAAGAGAAATATTTGAACAGAGAAAAATTGTAGTCGTTAATGTTTCTTAATTTCcatttgaagaaaatattgaTTATACTGGATTGaactgttttttaatttattctacTTTGGTGTCCACATAGTAACTTTTGATATAActtaaacttaaagggacattcctgagtttcctgcaattttaaagatgttatcgactaacagagactttttaatgattgtaattacatatcaaatatatttttctgtataacatattagtggctgtatattaaacgtgtttctgatcgttctaatatttgtactaggttaaatttcattttatttcctaaaatatgtttttttcgtacgatTATTATTTGAACACAAATTCCAGTgtgtgcttcttacaaatattaagacgaccagaaacacattgaatatacagacactggtattctaaaccagaaaatatatttaatatgtaagtttaatcatagaaatattttattattcggaaacatcttacaacacagaaaactcaggaatgtccctttaattgtgcAAATACATTGGTcgtaataacattttgtttccagCATCGTTTTACCTTCAAACAACACACTGTCCAGTAAAATGGTCTCCTCCTAATtcgtgggggcgggacgtagcacagtggtaaagcgctcgcttgatgcgcgttcggtttaggatcgattcccgtcggtggccccgttgagctatttctcgttccagccagtgctccacaactgatgtaacaaaggccatggtatgtactatcctttctgtaggatggtgcatacaaaagatcccttgctgctaatcgaaaagtgtagcccatgaagtggcgacagcgggtttcctccctcaatatctgtgttccttaaccatacaatatgtctgacgccatataaccgtaaataaaatgtgttaagtgcatcattaaataaaccatttccttccttccttccttcctaattcGTGGAATCAACTATTATTTTGCTCAATGCGCATTCGACTCTGGGTGTATACCATTATAAACACTACGGATATAAATACCAccacccctcactcttaaagtTAATATGAAAACAACTGGAGGTTAagctgttcatttcagatataacgggtagcgtctatgactaccctagttccgcacagaatctgataaaaaaaaattcacaggctccccatacatgtttcagtttgtttttgttttgttgttgtttttacaacaaacacactcacatttatcaccaatgacagaaCTTGTGATATTAGCTGCTCTATAAAAAgctgggtgcacctcgaactttgacccagccggaagttaattggtttagtactacctagatGATCTAAATAAGACATCATTAGATTTTTATATACTGACGGTTCTGTTTTCTATGTGAGCACCTTCTCATAAGCGCCGAGAAGAGGAATCTCCATCTCATTACTTACATAGCGCCTTTGGTTCGTAGCGTCATCCACAGATGACGTTTCTGAAGCTCTCACAGTGGGTTCTGTTAAAAGAGCTTCGGGTATCCACACTATGATCTGCCtataattatgtacaatgtcgatcactacccaagtatacatatatatgtgttcgcgtctgattagcacattttggtggtaattacaataatgtgacattacattacc
It encodes:
- the LOC121373264 gene encoding lengsin-like; the protein is MKKVERIQQELSKFQYVLFTFCDINGTSRGKILPVRNAASFEKGVAMHGGSMTIGPKNDVVSAYNSGNMVIVPDLDTLHPLPWAGNGKFKVAEFYCETASMPSRKYQEACPRYIAKRQWQRLQDMGYDSFSGFEMEFTLKNRQTKSPLFDGLDYCMNKTFRRVEPFLLELDTRLSESGVEIGELHVEYAPGMIECVMKPQWGIKCPDSTFGFVQGLLEMAEQHDLLATFVSKSNMTEGSIGSHFNLSLWNKEAKVNVFHDATQADCLSETARYWIGGLMKHAGALTALCSPTVNCYRRLFQTRTPGKCFWGIDNRYATFRVKNDNMKNTYIENRIPSGKCNRYLVYAATLAAGIDGIVNKIKCPPANDASTPDLPSSLAAALDALKQDDVMVSALSQQFVDWFIQLKMETEIKLLQEGAAPKDDEKRLLMETELYE